The genomic window TCAGCAATGTATAGGTCTCCATTGTCCAGGTTTATACTAAAATATTTCTCAGATACATCAGACACAATGCGTAATTTCCTTCTGGACAGATCCTTAACATCTATTTGAAGATCATTTGCTATATTCCCAACAATAGagccttttcttaattcttcattAATGGAATAATGAATCTGACCAGAGACTGAATGACACAGCCAGgagaataagaagggaaatattaCTTGCCATCTTAGTCCTTGCATTGCTTGTCCTTCCTGTAGTTGTAatccagccattcttcttcttacCAGAAATAAATTGATAGATCCTTGTTAAAAGTGTAATCCACTGAAATGTAAAAAATCTTTGATTCCTTTTCTTTGTGAGTCCTACACCCAACAGATCTTAGTGTGAAATGCTGTATATTCCTCTTTGTAGTTGAACACTGTCTGCATCATGGAGGTGATTCTGGATTTACAGAATATTTTCCTTATTGGTGAACAGCGGCGCTCTGAGGCGTATATGAGGAACTACAACATTAATGGCTTCAATGCTATGAGATATCATATAAAACTTTGAATACACTAGTATTATAAATtaagattttatatatttattaaaaatgtatgcTTCATTCATTTTGTTGCTGATATATATTGGTATACATTTTGAAATACACTTGCTTTAAGCACAAAATatcctttaagtgtaagtggatTTTTCGAAAACATTTGACAAGTCATAAAGACATATCAGAGGTTCTGATTGGTTGGGATCCATAtgttgagacccccaccaatcactaaaagAAAAGGGGAAAAGCTCAGCTCTGGTCtgtttttgctcttttgcttAAGACGGCCTCGTAAATTTTACCTCattgatcaaaacttctgacatgtctctatatgACTCAAATTCCCAGGGAAGAGCTAATAAAGCATTACTTATAGCTTTTTTCTAAAACCAAAACACAAGCTAAAACATCATAGGCATTGAAATATACTACATATTATACATTCAAATAATAACGCATATTCTAATAATTACCAGTTGCAATATGTACAAAAGGACATATATGTCTATATCTGAATATTTGTGAATATACATGAAAAAGTTGTCAATTTACAAAATTTTTACACCAATACTGCCCAAATACCCCCAACATGTTTCTATCACCTATTACGGTAATGTCATCATGGGAGTTTCTTTAGACACTTTGTGCTATACGCACCATTTGGTGCCAAAGCTGGGTGTAAAACATGCAATACAGTCTTTTGGCAAATCTAGAGTTAAGCCATGCCACCTCACCATATCAGTTAAGATGAGTTTACGCTATTCCTTACATGTCCAAAAGATATAAATCATCAGGTGTAGTCAAAGGACTCCATCAATGTGATTATATAAGAACCTTTAGTGTCTTTACTTCACACCCACATGCAAAGCTTCTTCAGTGACAGGTAATATCCTTCAGAGTATCAAGAAGTCCTACATTGGTAGGTGGCTAAAATAAGAGTCAGCTCTGTGGACTGAACTACACGTCTCTACTTTGGCTCCTCATGATTCTGATTCTGGTGACTGTTCACCTTTGTGCTTCTTGATGGCTGTATTCAGGCCTATTTTGCTTACACACAGACCTCCGGCATGTCATGGAGTCACACCACACTATCTGCTACTGGTGCCAATCTCCACCATGTATCCATTCTGCTGCCCTTTCCCAGACAGTGTTGTGGTGTAAAACTCAGTGACAGAAAAGCTAATCCCCAAGTCAGAGTAAGGCGTTGTATAACTGTACTGATGCTCGGTAGACCCTATCCCATGCAGGCTGTCATGACGGAATAACAAGACTCTGACAGGACTAGGTAGCATTGTTGTGTAGAGAGGCCTACCAGTCCTTTGCACATAGGGGTCAACAAGGTGCACAACAAATGTGGGCCATGTGAACAAGGCACATGACATCAACATGATCATTTCAAAGCCAAACACATAGCCTTAATATAAGGAATATGTCTCTTACACCATCCCAAACAAATGGCTCTACCATACAATTAGTACAATATGTAACTAtttccatacagtgctcaaataatatctgcatacagtgaccaaataacagCCTCATACATGAAGTAACAGTACTTTAGAGTACCTACATCACCAGCCCTATGTTTCATCTATACCTCCCTATCTTTGTGCTCAATTTTACAGATAGATCTCTGTTTCttataattactattattattactcttTTAAAACCTAACATTAACTCTAATATGAACTATTTTTGTTGgggcccaggtgctgagacccccaataTTCACTAAAAgaaagtgttcagaccctgactgatcaaggAGCAAGGAGAGGACTGTGCTACTGTGTGCTCCTCTCCCCACTTTTTTTGTCTATGAGACTTGGACGGACACATAGATTTGAACTGGGAGATGTCCAGGTCAGGTGACACAGATTTGGTAGTGAACAGGCTAAGCACGTACTTCTCCTGGCTCTTTCTCCTGTAGgctcaacatatcaaaagttttttttttaaatgtaagaaTGGACAAACACCACATAGAACATGAACACAACAAACATGTCCATTCTAATACATGCTGCATCAGCAAAAAGCTAAATTAGTATTAATAACAATGATACTTTCCAGACATAATAATCAATTTCACAACCTTATCTGCTTTTTTTATGAGTGGCTCTACCTTACGAGCATGATAACCGCTATACCTCATCATAAGATATACGAGATAAATATTAATCAAAACTATTTAAAATTATAAATTAATCAAAATTATAAAAGCAAGTTATAGCATATTCAATTTAGAAATCATGGTGGGTCAAATAAATATGTGAAATATGGCAAAGGTTGTAAGttatttacataaataaatatttcGGTATAGAAAAGTAAAAAGATAAATAACCTCTTATGGCTCAGATATGGGATGCTAAGAGTAACCCCCCTATAATAAATccaatcagtaaaataaaaatttaaaatgtcATAAAACATACCAGATTGTCTATGGGTGGACAGCTATTTACAGTTTCACTTCCAATCCCGGAGTCATCGGCATCTATTAGACTATCCACAGGAACATTGTGTTGAGGTTTAAGAAAAGCAAACTCTCTCTCACTTGGGTCCAGAGTTACACAGACATCATAGGAATATGGCAGAGGTAATGTTCCATTGTTGAATAATGAGGTAAATCTGGGATCAACCGGTGGATATAGACTTGTACTCATGGCTCCAAATGAAGAAGATTTGGACTCTTTGTATTTGGAGACAACTGCAATAATGACAGTCACCATGAAGAGAAAGGAGATCAATGCCAAGGCTATGACCAAGTAGAACTGTAGGTTGGACTTAGATTCTTCTTTGTTGGCCTGACTGCTCACCTCAGGAAGGACCTGATGGAAATGATCAGCGATCACCATGTTTATAGTGACTGAAGCTGAGCGGGAGGGAATCCCATTGTCTTTTACTAGAACCACAATTCTATGTTTCATGATGTCTTTTTCTTGAAATACACGAGATGTCCTGATCTCCCCTGTCTGCTGGTCAATGGAGAAGAGATATGGTTCTGAAGATTGTAAGAAGTAAGACAACCAGGCATTGTGTCCAGAGTCAGCGTCCACTGCCACCACTTTAGATACTAAGGAGCCTTGATCAGAGGTCCAAGGAACCATCTCAAATGTTGAGCTATCGTGCTCTGGTGATGGGtacagaatgactggtgagttatCATTCTGGTCTACTATACATATTCTTAGTGTTGTGCTGCTGTTCAGAGATGGAGATCCATTGTCTCTGGCGATGATTTGGATATTAAATTCTCTATGCTTCTCATAATCAAATGATCTCTGAGCATAGATGACCCCAGTTACTGGATTCATGGAGATGTAGGAAAACAGGGGATCTTTTTCATCAGTTCTAGACATTATAGAATATGTTATCTTAGCATTGTCTTCACTGTCCATATCTCTTGCTTGAACACTAAATATTAAAGCTCCTGGTAAATTATTCTCTAGTATAAATGCAGTGTAACCTGATTTCTCAAACACTGGAGCATTGTCATTGACATCTGATATATCAAGCCTGATAACTTTTCTAGAAGTCATTTCAGGAGAACCTTTATCTGAGGCTTGTATTGTGATGTTATAGGATGATATTATTTCTCTATCCAGACTACTTTTTGTAACTATTTTATAAAAGATTCCTGTTGATATTAACTCAAATGGTAATTCCTCTTTTATGAAACATTGGACCTCACCATTCTCCCCTGAGTCAGGATCAAGAACTTTAATAAGAGCCACCATGGTTCCAGGAGCAGAATCCTCAGGAATAAAATTTGATGATGAGGTTATGGATATCTCAGGGGCATTGTCATTTTCATCTGTTATTTCTATTAAAACCTTAGCATGAGCAGCTAGGCCTCCTCCATCCTGTGCTTGTATAGAAAATTCATAATATTTTGTCGCTTCATAATTCAAGCTTCCCTTTGTTCTAATTTCTCCATTTTGAGAGTCAATACTGAATGTAAGAAGAACAATGTCTACTCTAGTACTAATTGAGTAAGTGATCTGTGCATTGACACCTTCATCTTCATCACTTGCACTGACCTGCAGAATTGTTGAATTCACTGGTATATTTTCCCTAACACTTACTTTATATACATCCTGTGTAAATACTGGGGAATTATCATTGATATCATTGATGATGATAGTTATTAAGGCAGTGCCTGTCTGTACAGGATTCCCAGCATCAGAAGCTGTTAGAATGAGTTCATGCTTGTCTTGTGTCTCTCGGTCTAGAGGTTTCTCTAGTATAAGCTCTGGAAATACACTGCCATCAGTGCTGACCTTCTCTCCAAGAGTAAAATACTGGTTTGCACTGAGTCTGTAGCTGATCAGAGAATTATCTCCTTTATCCAGATCTTCTGCTTTTTGTAAAAGAAATCTTCTTCCCAGGGAGGTGGATTCACTCATTTCTATTCTTATTGTATCAAGAATAAACATAGGAGAATTGTCATTTATATCTTGAATATTAATCTTGATACTAAATACATTTAGAGGATTTTCTACCAACGCCTCAAATGTAAGGACACAATCAGCTGCAGCTCTACACAATGTCTCCCTGTCTATCCTATCAGCAATGTATAGGTCTCCATTATCCTGATTTATACTGAAATATTTCTCAGAGATGCCATTTACAATATGTAATTTCCTTCTGGACGGATCCTTAACATCTAATTGTAGATCCTTTGCTATATTCCCAACAATAGagccttttcttaattcttcattAATGGAATAATGAATCTGACCAGAGACTGAATGACACAGCCAGgagaataagaagggaaatattaCTTGCCATCTGAGTCCTTGCATTGCTTGTCCTTCCTGCAGTTGTAATCCAGTCATCCTCTTTTTAACCAGAAATATAAAGGTAAAAATTCTTGGTAGTTTAATGATCCAACAATGAAGAGTAATGAATCCCTGTTTGATCAGTCCTATATCCAACACATCCTGGTGTGAAATGCTGTGTATTCCTCCTTGTAGTTGAACACTGTCTGCATCATGGAGGTGATTCTGGATTTGCAGAATATTTTCCTTATTGGTGAACAGCGGCGCTCTGAGGCGTAAATAGGGAACTGCAGCATCAGTGACAGCCTCATTGCTTTTAATAACACATAGATAAAGTCTGTAGAACTCCACCATACAAGACACTACCCGTACTGCTCTAATGTatgggggataagtataaggttaagaacttcgggttctagtagcaagctaaataccaatagaaaaacaactgaacctctaacatattacaacatatagattttattgttaaaattgcaatataatgacaaaataatagataaatacacaatgaaccatggctgacaaaaatgttaaaaacgtcaaacatacaatgagggggctgctgcagatgggcacaagtaaataaataaataaatagatggtaGGAAAAAGTGCTAGATACAGTACAAGGAGAGCTATGAGTAGATGATTTGTATTAAACAAGCCAAGAGGGTGCTATAAACGATTCATAGATCTCAACTGGTAAAAAAACTACTAAAGTATCCTACCATAGATAATAGAAGtcaaagtgtccaccggcggcccccaccccaacgcacgtttcggcgtagtCTTTTTCAagccttgaaaaaggctacgccgaaacgtgcgttggggtgggggctgccGGTGGACACTTTGACTTCTATTATCTATGGTAGGATACTTTAGTAGTTTTTTTACCAGTTGAGATCTATGAATCGTTTATAGCACGCTCTTGGCTTGTTTAATACAAATCATCTACTCATAGCTCTCCTTGTACTGTATCTAGCACTTTTTCCtaccatctatttatttatttatttatttacttgtgcccatctgcagcagccccctcattgtatgtttgacgtttttaacatttttgtcagccatggttcattgtgtatttatctattattttgtcattatattgcaattttaacaataaaatctatatgttgtaatatgttagaggttcagttgtttttctattggtatttttttttctcattgctTTTAAGTACAATTTTGAACTTTAAGGAAAATTGTAATAGaaagtatataattatataatctaaAACATATTTGAAAAATGAAGTTATCATTTGCACTTAGTCTAAAGCATTATGGCGAAAGATAACCAGAAGATATTTATTggatatgaaaaaaaattataaaaattaaacAGGAAAACAACAAAAAGCAATAGTATGCTTATAGTGCAGAAGGGTCGATGGCAATAAATGATGCTCAGATTACACCCTCAAGGATTGATTCTACTGTGGTTTGGTCTATATGAAGCTGTAAGTAGAAAATGTCTACTCTCTTTtttaataataagaagaataagAACTAGAAGTGGTGGCTTTCCCGTTACCTGTTATCCCTCCTAATTTTTCGTTACCATTGTTATAACAAAATATATTATTGTTTCTACAGATATAGATTCATTATGTTTGAACAAATAACCAGCTAGTTTCCCGTAGCCCCTGACTGGTGCATTACATCAAAAATACTGCTGAAGTCGAGTTATAATACAGCCATCATTGATAACAGCTACTTCTATAGTGAAGTTAAAAAGAGATTTGATATCCCACTATGCTCAACAGTTTAAATGGATACCTGTCATGACTTTTATGCTGCTTAAACCCAACCACGAGTCAATCCACAGTGGCTTCTTCCTACCCTATCGGCCTTGATTTAAAGATTTCTCCCTATGCCCAAATACAGTGAACTCTCTCAGTTAAGGCTTGTGGGGCCACAGAGGATTTGTGGTTAGAGCAGAGTAAAAGTCATGACTTCCCTTTATGAATAACATAGTATACATTCAGGTCTACTTTTATATTAGCCCAAATGGCACAAAAGTGGTGTAATTTCACAAATCGCAGGtaataaagtataaaatataCACACTCAAAGTTGTTTCTATGTGTCTGCTGTATTCTTCAATAGTTACTGTGCCGATGTATTGCTGAACAGTTTTAATCCCATAAGGAGATTTTTCTTTATTGATCATTAAACATTAGTATATACTAATATTTACATCTCCTAACaaactataaaaagtaaaaaatctgcCTATAGAAGGTAGAGGTGGCCCTCCTGTCAGCAGACATACATGTAACCCTTATAAAGTGGACAGCGCGTTCTCCTTCTTTTCCCTCATGTATGCCACAATCATCATTGATAAAAAcagttacagttttttttttttttttgccaaaagcaACCAATCAGTGCTCAGCATTAACTAAGTTAtctagtgttagaaaaacatggcccctttcttccagaaacagcaccactcttgtctccagttcaggtgtggtgctCTATCAGCCCCGTTTATAAAATTAAATATTTGATATCAAAGTTGCATAGGAATGTGAGAGATTGGGTATGTGCCTATAAATGAAGCTCATGCTGTTGAATTTGAATTGTAGGACATCATTTGTACAATTTTTACCAAGATTCCATATGTCAATTTTCAAGAAAATATTACAAGTAGTTGATATCTAAACCTTCCTTATCCAATATTACAAAATTATGGTTGTCTGCCTTTTTCATGCTAACTCCACAGAGTGTCCTGTGTGGTAATCATTGTTAACCACATGGTGACTAAAGCAAAATGCCATTTGTTGACCAATGGGAACTTCCATATGGTTAGTACAGTAAGTAAATATCACCATAACATGGTAACAGTACCAACAATAGTTTCATACATAAAGTAATACTAATACCAATAGTACTGTATAAAATGCAATTAGATAAGCAAATAAAACTACAATGGGCCAGAGGCCACACACCCCTTCTCTACATCTATGCTTAACTCAACTATActataataaaacattaaagatttgaaaatttaaagtgtaatactaatttttttttaaacataatgggggagatttatcaaagggtgtaaatatacacctggtgtaaactggccacagcaaccaatcacagctcaccttccagctctggtgaaaggaaagaggggctgtgattggctgctgtgggtagtttacaccaggtgtatatttacaccctttgataaatctaccccagtgTCTATAGTCTATTATTTTCATATTTAATTTCTAATTtgagctatgtttacactacgtaagtgatgtaataatcatggccgttgttgccgatttgcaacaacgcccATGATCACTACAGAACTTACATAgcgctgccctctatggaatcctggccggggtgtatacacatagtatacactccggccgggatccttagcGGCACCGCAAAAACCTGTTAGTGGACACAACGGTGCATGCGGCTGCGGCCACATTGTGTGCAAtggcgaattgggatgcaggcgcacacggataaGCCCGCATCCCTATTCatcagcagtgaagatcatctgatccgggatgatcttctctgacaccggccactGGAATACATAAAATGTATAGAACAGCCCATTTGACTGGGTTCAGCCTCCCAAACAGGCATGGAGGCCAAGTACAACAAAGTCCATTAGTAATGGTCCACAACAGCATGTGATTTTTTTCTCCTCCTAAATGTCAGTAAGTTAGTCAATAACACACAAATTTCTTATTCCTCAAGTTTATGCTAAAAGTTGCTAACAattaccaaatatgttaattatAGTACAGGCTACATCATAGCAAAAAAAGTGACCTGAATAAATTATACTTTTACAAAGTAATCAGAGTAAGTTAGTTTAATTTCTTAAATGCTCAAACAACCTTCATATGTCGTATTATTCCCACTTAGAAGACCCCTCAGGAAGACCATATTGTACCTAATAATAATAGCAGGCAAAGCGTTCTGTCAGGGCTGTTCTGTTCTGCCTGGTCCTGACAGAACACTTTGGCTGCTATTCTCTCATCACCAACGCTGCTGGGGGGGTCCTCTTATTTGCTGCGGTATACCTGAATGCTTTCATTAAAGTTGTGCCTACATGTGCACAACCACACAAGGTGAGTGAGCCTTCACTCTATGATTCACTTACGCCTGTTCACATTTGatatattgcactaggaagcgcccttcGCCTTTTTGTTTCcccacatatttttattttattataaaacatACCTGACATGCCAGATTTTCTACAGGTGGGAGGTTATTTAGAGTTTCATTTCCAATCCCGGAGTCATCGGCATCTATGAGACTATCCACAGGAACATTGTGTTGAGGTTTAAGGAAAGAAAATTCCCTCTCACTTGGGTCCAGAGTTACACAGACATCATAGGAATATGGCAGAGGTAATGTCCCATTGTTGAATAGTGAGGTAAATCTAGGATCAACCGGTGGGTATAGACTTGTACTCATGGCTCCAAATGAAGAAGAAGATTTGGACTCTTTGTATTTGGAGACAAATGCAATAATCACAGTCAGCATGAAGAGAAAGGAGATCAATGCCAAGGCTATGACCAAGTAGAACTGTAGGTTGGACTGAGATTCTTCTTTGTTGGCCTGACTGCTCAACTCAGGAAGGACCTGATGGAAATGATCAGCGATCACCATGTTTATAGTGACTGAAGCTGAGCGGGAGGGAATCCCATTGTCTTTTACTAGAACCACAATTTCATGTTTCATAATATCTTTTTCTTGAAATACACAAGATGTCCTGATCTCCCCTGTTTGCTGGTCAATGGAGAAGAGTGATGGTTCTGAAGATAGTAAGAAGAAAGACAACCAGGCATTGTGTCCAGAGTCAGCGTCCACTGCCACCACTTTAGATACTAAGGAGCCTTGATCAGAGGTCCAAGGAACCATCTCAAATGTTGAGCTATCGAGCTCTGGTGATGGGtacagaatgactggtgagttatCATTCTGGTCTACTATACATATTCTTAGTGTTGTGCTGCTGTTCAGAGATGGAGATCCATTGTCTCTGGCCATGATTTGGATATAAAATTCTTTATGCTTCTCATAATCAAATGATCTCTGAGCATAGATGACCCCAGTTACTGGATTCATGGAGATATAGGAAGACAGGGAATCTTCTTCATCACTTCTAGACATTACAGAATATGTTATCTTAGCATTGTCTTCACTGTCCATATCTCTTGCTTGAACACTAAATATTGAAGCTCCTGGTGAATTATTTTCTGGTATAAATGCAGTGTAACCTGATTTCTCAAACGCTGGAGCATTGTCATTGACATCTGATACATCAAGCCTGATAACTTTTCTAGAAGTCATTTCAGGAGAACCTTTATCTGAGGCTTGTATTGTGATGTTGTAGGATGATATTATTTCTCTATCCAGAGTAGATTTTGTGACTATTTTATAAAAATTTCCTGTTGCTGATATTAACTCAAATGGTAAATCCCCTTTAATTATACATTGGACCTCCCCATTCTCTCCAGGGTCTCGGTCATGAACTTTAATCAGAGCCACCACAGTTCCAGGAGCAGAATCCTCAGGAATAAGATCTGATGATGAAGTTATGGATATATCAGGAGCATTGTCATTTTCATCTGTTATTTGTATTAAAACTTTGGCATGAGCAGCTAGCCCGCCTCCATCTTTGGCTTGGATGGAAAATTCATAATATTTTGTCACTTCATAATCTAAGTGTCCTCTTGTTCTAATCTCTCCTTTTTGAAAATCAATAATAAAACCCAGGAGAATATCATTTGCTGTGGTTCTTATAGAGTAAGTGATCTGCCCATTGACACCTTCATCTTCATCACTTGCACTGACCTGCAGAATGGTTGAATTCACTGGTATATTTTCCCTAACACTTACTTTATATACATCCTGTGTAAATACTGGAGAATTATCATTGATATCATTGATGATGATAGTTATTAAGGCAGTGCCTGTCTGTACAGGATTTCCAGCATCAGAAGCTGTTAGAATGAGTTCATGCTTGTCTTGTGTCTCTCGGTCTAGAGGTTTCTCTAGTATAAGCTCTGGAAATACACTGCCATCAGTGCTGACCTTCTCTCCAAGAGTAAAATACTGGTTTGCACTGAGTCTGTAGCTGATCAGAGAATTATCACCTATATCCAGATCTTCTGCATTATGTAAAATAAATCTTCTTCCTGGAGAGGTGGATTCACTCATTTCTATTTCAATATTTTCATTGACAAATGTAGGGGAATTGTCATTTATATCCTGAATATTAATCTTTACACTGAAAACATTTAGAGGATTTTCCACCACAGCATCAAATGTAAGGACACAATCAGCTGCAGCTCTACACAATGTCTCCCTGTCTGTCCTATCAGCAATGTATAGGTCTCCATTATCCAGGTTTATACTGAAAAATTTCTCTGAAACATCAGATACAATATGTAATTTCCTTTTGGACAGATCCTTAACATCTAATTGTAGATCCTTTGCTATATTCCCAACAATAGagccttttcttaattcttcattAATGGAATAATGAATCTGACCAGAGACTGAATGACACAGCCAGgagaataagaagggaaatattaCTTGCCATCTGAGTCCTTGCATTGCTTCTCCTTCCTGCAGTTGTAATCCAGCCATTTTTCTTCCCACTAACATCcttaatataaatataatccACCAGAATTAATAGCAGGCGATAATCATTCTTTATGAGTCCTATTCCCAGCACATCCTGGTCTGAAATGCTGTGTTTTCCTTCTTGCAGTTGAACACTGTCTGCATCATGGAGGTGATTCTGGATTTGCTGAATATTTTCCTTATTGGTGAACAGCGGCGCTCTGAGGCGTATATGGGGAACTGCAGCATGAGTGGCTTCAGTGCTATCAGATACCATATACAATTTTAAATATAATAGTATTATACAATGTAATAGGAAATTATAATTCTTATAATAAGTAAAATTGATATATTTTAAAACTTTATGTTGTTTGGCTATTAGCAACCATCAAAGAATAGAGCAGTCTACCTTGCTAAAATAGCTAAAATAAGCATACTAAAAGACAACCGTAGCATCCTTTACTTACGACAGCTCTGCCAGGTAGCAGTAATTTCATAGGACATCCGGGTGATATTGTATTTaccatttaaccccccccccccccatgaatacAGCTGTTGCTGGTGATACTTGTGCAGTTTTATCAAGCAAATTCTAAGAAATTATTACAAGTATTATTGTAGATACTGCAGATGATTGTTTTATTTAGGTTAGGTACTCCCATGGATCTTGCCAAATCTGCCATATAACCCTGAAATTGGAGACCTTTGtagataaataattttttttatctgtgaGGCCCTTATGAGGCCTATGTAATCCAACATGTCCAGAAACATTGGTTATAACAAAGGCTTTGCTTTCATCCATCCTAGAGAGCCTCTGGCAATACAGGCTGTCCTGCACAGGTAGGTAAAGCTGGGTCCTCATGCCTCTTTTATAGTTTTTATCCATGCCTATAAATATGTACAACAGGGGTATAGTCCGATATTAAAGTGTGGCCAACACTGTCTAAGTCCAAGCTATTGTTACGGCGAG from Dendropsophus ebraccatus isolate aDenEbr1 chromosome 1, aDenEbr1.pat, whole genome shotgun sequence includes these protein-coding regions:
- the LOC138791883 gene encoding protocadherin gamma-B1-like isoform X38, whose product is MSRTDEKDPLFSYISMNPVTGVIYAQRSFDYEKHREFNIQIIARDNGSPSLNSSTTLRICIVDQNDNSPVILYPSPEHDSSTFEMVPWTSDQGSLVSKVVAVDADSGHNAWLSYFLQSSEPYLFSIDQQTGEIRTSRVFQEKDIMKHRIVVLVKDNGIPSRSASVTINMVIADHFHQVLPEVSSQANKEESKSNLQFYLVIALALISFLFMVTVIIAVVSKYKESKSSSFGAMSTSLYPPVDPRFTSLFNNGTLPLPYSYDVCVTLDPSEREFAFLKPQHNVPVDSLIDADDSGIGSETVNSCPPIDNLQGQPNTDWRFTQTQRPGPSGTQQPTEEAGVWPNNQFETERLQAMILASANEAAEGSSAMGGGTGTMGLSARYGPQFTLQHVPDYRQNIYIPGTTSTLTNAAGKRDGKAGAPSGNKKKSGKKEKK
- the LOC138791883 gene encoding protocadherin gamma-B1-like isoform X3, translated to MLVGRKMAGLQLQEGEAMQGLRWQVIFPFLFSWLCHSVSGQIHYSINEELRKGSIVGNIAKDLQLDVKDLSKRKLHIVSDVSEKFFSINLDNGDLYIADRTDRETLCRAAADCVLTFDAVVENPLNVFSVKINIQDINDNSPTFVNENIEIEMSESTSPGRRFILHNAEDLDIGDNSLISYRLSANQYFTLGEKVSTDGSVFPELILEKPLDRETQDKHELILTASDAGNPVQTGTALITIIINDINDNSPVFTQDVYKVSVRENIPVNSTILQVSASDEDEGVNGQITYSIRTTANDILLGFIIDFQKGEIRTRGHLDYEVTKYYEFSIQAKDGGGLAAHAKVLIQITDENDNAPDISITSSSDLIPEDSAPGTVVALIKVHDRDPGENGEVQCIIKGDLPFELISATGNFYKIVTKSTLDREIISSYNITIQASDKGSPEMTSRKVIRLDVSDVNDNAPAFEKSGYTAFIPENNSPGASIFSVQARDMDSEDNAKITYSVMSRSDEEDSLSSYISMNPVTGVIYAQRSFDYEKHKEFYIQIMARDNGSPSLNSSTTLRICIVDQNDNSPVILYPSPELDSSTFEMVPWTSDQGSLVSKVVAVDADSGHNAWLSFFLLSSEPSLFSIDQQTGEIRTSCVFQEKDIMKHEIVVLVKDNGIPSRSASVTINMVIADHFHQVLPELSSQANKEESQSNLQFYLVIALALISFLFMLTVIIAFVSKYKESKSSSSFGAMSTSLYPPVDPRFTSLFNNGTLPLPYSYDVCVTLDPSEREFSFLKPQHNVPVDSLIDADDSGIGNETLNNLPPVENLACQQGQPNTDWRFTQTQRPGPSGTQQPTEEAGVWPNNQFETERLQAMILASANEAAEGSSAMGGGTGTMGLSARYGPQFTLQHVPDYRQNIYIPGTTSTLTNAAGKRDGKAGAPSGNKKKSGKKEKK